The proteins below come from a single Leptotrichia sp. oral taxon 223 genomic window:
- a CDS encoding Tex family protein has protein sequence MDIVASVAKELNFKVPQVENTIKLFDEGATVPFIARYRKEVTGNLDEEQIRDVIEKITYYRNLEKRKEEVIRLIEEQGKLTEELHKSIVNAMKLQEVEDLYLPYKKKKKTKADIAKEQGLEPLSEFALAKGTTMEQLEKEAEKYVIEEVADVKAAIEGVHLIIAQDISENIKIREFLRDKISKFGILTSKVIEKNKENDEKGVYQDYYEYSEQIGRSASNRILALNRGEKEKILKVDIDIDEKTEEVITNFILNTFENKNLTEFFKEVIKDSLDRLAYPSIKNEVRNIYTEKAEEEAINIFSENLEKLLLQPPLSKKTLMGLDPGYRTGCKMVIINKDGFYETNDVLFLVDGVHNERQLATAKKKILDYIAKYDVDIIAIGNGTASRETEAFVADVIKDSKKKVSYLIANEAGASIYSASKIAIEEFPDLDVTARGAISIARRIQDPMAELVKIDPKSIGVGMYQHDVNQKKLNETLEQTIEHVVNNVGVNINTASWALLSFVSGIKKNVAKNLVDYRHENGDFKDRKQLKKVKGLGDKAFEQMAGFVVVPDSENPLDNTIIHPESYHIAEIILKEAGCKVEDLKEDLDVVRQKLQKIDLEKIIKENDFGRETAKDVYEALLKDRRDPRDEFEKPLLRSDILNMDDLTEGMVLEGTVRNVAKFGAFVDIGLKNDALIHISEIAEKFVSDPTKELSVGQIIKVKILSLDKERGRVGLTRKGL, from the coding sequence TTGGATATTGTAGCTAGTGTGGCAAAGGAACTGAACTTTAAAGTGCCGCAAGTGGAAAATACGATAAAACTTTTTGATGAAGGGGCGACTGTACCGTTTATTGCTAGGTATCGGAAGGAAGTTACTGGGAATCTGGATGAGGAGCAGATTCGGGATGTAATTGAGAAAATTACGTATTACAGGAATTTGGAAAAGAGGAAAGAGGAAGTTATAAGGCTGATTGAGGAGCAGGGAAAACTGACTGAGGAATTGCACAAAAGTATTGTAAATGCGATGAAACTGCAGGAAGTGGAAGATTTGTACCTGCCTTATAAGAAAAAGAAAAAAACAAAGGCGGATATTGCAAAAGAGCAAGGATTGGAGCCTCTTTCAGAGTTTGCATTAGCCAAAGGGACTACGATGGAGCAGCTGGAAAAAGAAGCTGAGAAATATGTTATAGAAGAAGTAGCGGATGTGAAGGCTGCAATTGAAGGAGTTCACTTGATTATTGCTCAAGATATTTCAGAAAATATTAAAATCAGAGAGTTTTTAAGAGATAAAATTTCAAAATTTGGGATTTTGACTTCTAAAGTTATTGAGAAAAATAAAGAAAATGATGAAAAAGGTGTTTATCAGGATTATTATGAATATTCGGAGCAGATTGGTAGAAGTGCTTCAAATAGGATTCTTGCGTTAAATCGTGGAGAAAAGGAAAAAATATTGAAAGTCGATATTGATATTGATGAAAAAACAGAAGAAGTTATAACAAACTTTATTCTGAATACTTTTGAAAATAAAAATTTAACTGAATTTTTTAAGGAAGTTATAAAAGATTCGCTGGATAGACTGGCTTATCCATCCATAAAAAATGAAGTGAGAAATATTTATACGGAAAAAGCGGAAGAAGAAGCAATCAATATTTTTTCTGAAAATCTGGAAAAACTGTTGCTACAACCGCCTTTATCGAAAAAAACGCTTATGGGACTGGATCCAGGATACAGAACGGGATGCAAGATGGTAATTATCAATAAAGACGGATTTTATGAAACAAATGACGTACTTTTCCTTGTGGATGGTGTGCATAATGAAAGACAGCTTGCGACTGCAAAGAAAAAAATATTGGACTATATCGCAAAATATGACGTGGATATTATTGCAATTGGAAATGGAACAGCTTCGAGGGAAACAGAGGCTTTCGTTGCAGATGTGATAAAGGACTCTAAGAAAAAGGTTTCATATCTGATTGCAAATGAGGCTGGGGCTTCAATTTATTCTGCTTCCAAAATTGCTATTGAGGAGTTTCCTGATTTGGATGTTACGGCAAGAGGTGCGATTTCCATTGCGAGAAGGATTCAGGATCCGATGGCAGAACTTGTAAAAATTGATCCAAAATCAATTGGAGTGGGAATGTATCAGCATGATGTAAATCAGAAAAAATTAAATGAAACTTTGGAACAAACAATTGAGCATGTGGTAAATAACGTAGGAGTCAATATCAATACAGCTTCGTGGGCATTATTAAGTTTTGTTTCTGGAATTAAGAAGAATGTAGCCAAAAATCTTGTGGACTATAGACACGAAAATGGTGATTTTAAAGACAGGAAACAGCTTAAAAAGGTAAAAGGGCTAGGAGATAAGGCGTTTGAGCAGATGGCAGGATTTGTTGTTGTGCCTGACAGTGAAAATCCGCTTGATAACACGATTATCCATCCGGAATCATATCACATTGCAGAAATTATCTTGAAGGAAGCTGGTTGTAAAGTTGAGGACTTAAAAGAGGACTTGGATGTTGTAAGGCAAAAATTGCAGAAAATAGACTTGGAAAAAATTATTAAGGAAAATGATTTTGGAAGGGAAACTGCGAAGGATGTGTATGAGGCGCTGTTAAAGGACAGACGTGATCCCCGTGATGAATTTGAAAAGCCACTTTTACGTTCAGATATTTTGAACATGGATGATTTGACGGAAGGGATGGTTCTGGAAGGGACTGTAAGAAATGTGGCAAAATTTGGGGCATTTGTTGATATAGGGTTAAAAAATGATGCTTTGATACATATTTCTGAAATAGCAGAAAAATTTGTTTCAGATCCTACAAAGGAACTTTCTGTGGGACAAATTATAAAAGTTAAAATATTGTCGCTGGATAAGGAAAGAGGAAGAGTGGGGCTTACGAGAAAAGGATTATAA
- a CDS encoding L-lactate permease has translation MGLFLIGLVPIVVFLILLTFLKKSAMFSAYASLAVAIILNFIVPGWQMPIQGVIASIIEGFATAWMPIGFVVFAALFAYDLSVKTGRIETIKSMLGSISSDKRAQALILAWGFGGFIEGIAGYGTAVAIPAAIMVSLGFSPLGAALICLIANSTPTAFGTVGLPVTTMISNFKLDAGTTAFFTSLLLLLLTCIIPFILVIMANKEIDGGKNAAFGRGIMPVIIASVIGYLTQPFIAKAMGAELPTILSSLFAMILMIVATKIFIKEDKQGQSANKGQAVTGKDAFLAWIPYILMIILIIGTSPVVEAVHKALEPTTTHFNFALGHEAAWFKDKGDPNVIFKWILAPAAPLFAATVIAGFIQGVKPGVMVETLKETILSKLPSVVVIMGIVALSVVMKHSGMIDSIAKGFAATGKFFPVISPFLGTIGTFVTGSDLASNLLFGGVQVNIAGANEALKSLYIGAGTGGATGGKMISPQNIAIAASTVGLMGKEGDMLKFTVKYSIAYAAILGILTFIGAGMLG, from the coding sequence ATGGGATTATTTTTAATCGGATTAGTGCCAATAGTTGTATTTTTGATATTACTGACATTTTTGAAAAAATCAGCTATGTTTAGTGCGTATGCCAGTTTAGCGGTGGCAATTATTTTAAACTTTATTGTGCCTGGATGGCAAATGCCAATCCAAGGAGTTATTGCTTCAATTATTGAAGGATTTGCAACAGCGTGGATGCCTATTGGTTTTGTAGTGTTCGCAGCACTGTTTGCTTATGATTTATCAGTAAAAACTGGTAGAATTGAAACAATCAAATCAATGTTAGGAAGCATTTCATCGGATAAAAGGGCTCAGGCATTGATATTAGCCTGGGGATTTGGTGGATTTATAGAAGGTATTGCAGGATACGGGACAGCAGTTGCAATTCCGGCGGCAATAATGGTTTCACTTGGTTTTTCTCCTTTAGGCGCTGCATTAATTTGTTTGATTGCAAACTCTACGCCAACAGCATTTGGTACAGTAGGACTGCCTGTTACAACAATGATTTCAAACTTTAAATTAGATGCAGGAACAACAGCATTCTTCACATCATTATTATTATTATTATTGACATGCATCATACCATTTATATTAGTAATAATGGCTAATAAAGAAATTGACGGTGGAAAAAACGCAGCTTTTGGAAGAGGAATTATGCCTGTAATTATTGCTTCAGTCATAGGTTATTTAACTCAGCCTTTTATCGCAAAAGCGATGGGTGCAGAATTGCCAACAATTTTATCAAGTCTATTTGCAATGATTTTGATGATTGTAGCTACTAAAATATTCATTAAAGAAGACAAGCAAGGTCAATCTGCGAACAAAGGGCAGGCCGTTACTGGAAAAGATGCATTTTTAGCTTGGATTCCATATATTTTAATGATAATTTTAATAATTGGAACAAGTCCAGTTGTAGAAGCTGTTCATAAGGCGTTAGAACCAACAACAACACATTTCAATTTTGCCTTAGGACATGAGGCAGCCTGGTTTAAAGATAAAGGAGATCCAAATGTAATATTCAAGTGGATTTTAGCGCCAGCTGCACCATTATTTGCGGCAACAGTTATTGCAGGATTTATTCAAGGAGTAAAACCTGGCGTTATGGTGGAAACTTTGAAAGAGACAATCCTTAGCAAATTACCTTCAGTTGTGGTAATTATGGGAATTGTAGCATTATCAGTAGTAATGAAGCATAGCGGAATGATTGACAGTATAGCAAAAGGGTTTGCTGCAACAGGTAAATTCTTCCCGGTTATTTCACCATTCTTAGGAACAATCGGTACATTTGTAACGGGAAGCGACTTGGCATCTAACTTGCTGTTTGGTGGAGTTCAAGTAAATATAGCAGGAGCGAACGAGGCTTTGAAGTCGTTGTATATCGGCGCTGGTACAGGTGGAGCAACAGGAGGAAAAATGATTTCTCCGCAAAATATCGCAATTGCCGCTTCAACAGTAGGATTGATGGGAAAAGAAGGAGATATGCTTAAATTTACTGTGAAATATTCGATAGCTTATGCGGCTATTTTAGGAATTTTAACATTTATCGGAGCAGGAATGCTTGGGTAG
- the ileS gene encoding isoleucine--tRNA ligase, with translation MSENQNVEKADYAKTLNLPKTSFKMKANLAQKEPLTLRDWKKAAIYEKSLNEGAPFFVLHDGPPYANGDIHIGHALNKILKDIILKYKRLRGYNAPYIPGWDTHGLPIEWKIMEELGEKAKNMTPLQIRQECKKYALKWIEKQKEGFKRLGILGNWDNPYITLMPEYEAEQLKVFKEIYENGYVYKGLKPVYWSPTTETALAEAEIEYKDVESHSIYVKFEGTQDLLDKLGVEEASILIWTTTPWTLPANLGVFLHPEFDYGLYKTEKGNLVVAKELAETVFNTLGISYELLKEFKGTELEKTHYRHPFLDREGLVMLGDYVTADAGTGAVHSAPGHGADDYNYSRKYELGVLSPVDDRGHMTKEAGKYEGMFYAKASNVIVQDLTESGHLLHHSKFVHSYPHDWRSKKPVIFRATEQWFISVDESDIRENAIKALDDVEFVPSWGKNRIGSMLETRPDWTISRQRVWGVPIPLFYNRATDEVIYEPEIMDRVIEMVKKEGTDIWWKYEAKEIIGDELLEKYNLKDVDIRKERSIMDVWFDSGVSHRSVLVPRNLPRPADLYLEGSDQHRGWFQSSLLTSIASTKDAPYKRILTHGFTMDGQGRKMSKSLGNTILPKDITEKYGADILRLWVSSVDYREDVRISENILQQMSDAYRRIRNTARFLMGNLNDFDYTNDKVDYNDMFEIDKWAMHKLEELKAKTTEFYDKYEFYSLFQEITYFCSMEMSSFYLDIVKDRLYCEGTTSIERRSAQTVLTEVLKVLVRIISPVLSFTADEIWERIPEALKEEESVHLSKWIEARPEYLNKELAQKWDKLARLRREVNKKLEAERQTGLIGHSLDARVLLNIANDEYSFIKDYTENEVSDLFIVSQVKFVNDNLSESEIEGINIAVEKASGEKCERCWKYDEEVGHNHNHPDVCPRCASVLEKM, from the coding sequence ATGTCAGAAAATCAAAATGTTGAAAAAGCAGATTATGCAAAGACGCTAAATTTACCAAAGACGAGCTTTAAAATGAAAGCTAATTTGGCACAAAAAGAACCTTTAACATTAAGGGACTGGAAAAAAGCTGCAATTTATGAAAAATCATTGAATGAAGGGGCACCATTTTTTGTGCTGCACGATGGGCCTCCGTATGCAAATGGAGATATTCACATTGGGCATGCGTTAAATAAAATATTGAAGGATATTATCTTAAAATATAAAAGATTAAGAGGTTATAATGCACCATATATTCCAGGATGGGATACGCATGGGCTTCCTATCGAGTGGAAAATAATGGAAGAACTTGGAGAAAAGGCAAAAAATATGACGCCACTGCAAATTAGGCAGGAATGTAAAAAATATGCTTTAAAATGGATAGAAAAACAAAAAGAGGGATTCAAAAGACTTGGAATTTTAGGAAACTGGGATAATCCCTATATTACTTTAATGCCTGAGTATGAAGCAGAACAGTTAAAAGTATTTAAGGAAATTTATGAAAACGGTTATGTTTATAAAGGTTTAAAACCAGTTTACTGGTCACCTACGACTGAAACAGCTTTGGCTGAAGCGGAAATTGAGTATAAAGATGTAGAATCTCATTCAATTTATGTAAAATTTGAAGGGACGCAGGATTTACTGGATAAATTAGGAGTGGAAGAGGCAAGTATTCTTATTTGGACAACAACACCTTGGACATTGCCTGCAAACTTGGGAGTATTTTTACACCCTGAATTTGACTACGGATTATACAAAACAGAAAAAGGTAATCTTGTAGTTGCAAAAGAATTGGCTGAAACAGTATTTAATACACTTGGAATTTCTTATGAATTATTGAAGGAGTTTAAAGGTACTGAACTTGAGAAAACTCATTATAGACATCCGTTCTTGGATAGAGAAGGGCTGGTAATGCTTGGAGATTATGTTACAGCTGATGCAGGGACTGGAGCAGTACACTCGGCACCTGGACACGGAGCGGACGATTACAATTATTCACGAAAATATGAACTTGGAGTATTGTCGCCAGTTGATGACAGAGGGCATATGACAAAGGAAGCTGGAAAATACGAAGGAATGTTTTATGCAAAAGCAAGCAATGTAATTGTGCAGGATTTGACAGAAAGTGGACATTTACTGCATCACAGCAAATTTGTTCACTCATATCCGCATGACTGGAGAAGTAAAAAACCTGTAATTTTCAGAGCGACTGAGCAATGGTTCATTAGCGTTGATGAAAGCGATATTAGGGAAAATGCGATAAAAGCACTAGATGATGTGGAATTTGTACCATCTTGGGGTAAAAATAGAATTGGTTCAATGTTAGAAACTCGTCCAGACTGGACTATTTCAAGACAAAGAGTATGGGGAGTACCAATACCATTGTTTTACAACAGAGCGACTGATGAAGTTATTTATGAGCCAGAAATTATGGACAGAGTAATTGAAATGGTTAAAAAAGAAGGGACTGACATTTGGTGGAAATATGAAGCCAAAGAAATTATTGGGGATGAACTTTTGGAAAAATATAACTTGAAAGATGTGGATATTAGAAAAGAAAGAAGTATAATGGACGTCTGGTTTGACTCAGGAGTTTCACATAGAAGTGTGCTAGTGCCAAGAAACTTGCCAAGACCAGCAGACTTGTACCTTGAAGGAAGTGACCAGCATAGAGGTTGGTTCCAATCTTCATTATTGACATCAATCGCAAGTACAAAAGATGCACCTTACAAGAGAATCCTAACTCATGGATTCACAATGGACGGTCAAGGAAGAAAAATGTCTAAATCTTTAGGAAACACAATACTTCCAAAAGATATTACAGAAAAATACGGAGCAGATATTTTAAGATTGTGGGTATCTTCAGTGGATTATAGAGAAGATGTAAGAATTTCGGAAAATATCTTGCAGCAAATGTCTGATGCTTATAGAAGAATTAGAAATACAGCCAGATTTTTGATGGGTAACTTAAATGACTTTGATTATACAAATGATAAAGTTGACTACAATGATATGTTTGAAATTGACAAGTGGGCAATGCACAAACTGGAAGAATTGAAAGCTAAAACAACAGAATTTTACGATAAATACGAATTTTACAGTCTATTCCAGGAAATTACATATTTCTGCTCAATGGAAATGTCTTCATTCTATCTGGACATAGTAAAAGACAGGCTTTACTGTGAAGGAACAACTTCAATTGAAAGAAGAAGTGCACAAACTGTATTGACAGAAGTTCTGAAAGTGCTAGTAAGAATAATTTCCCCAGTATTGTCATTCACAGCTGATGAAATTTGGGAAAGAATACCAGAAGCATTAAAAGAAGAAGAAAGTGTACATTTATCAAAATGGATTGAAGCAAGACCTGAATACTTAAATAAAGAATTAGCACAAAAATGGGATAAACTCGCACGTTTAAGAAGAGAAGTGAACAAAAAGCTGGAAGCAGAAAGACAAACTGGATTAATAGGGCATTCTCTTGATGCAAGAGTCCTTTTAAACATTGCTAATGATGAATATTCATTTATAAAAGATTATACAGAAAATGAAGTTTCTGACTTGTTTATCGTATCACAAGTTAAATTTGTAAATGATAATTTATCAGAAAGCGAAATCGAAGGAATCAACATCGCTGTGGAAAAAGCGTCTGGAGAAAAGTGTGAAAGATGCTGGAAATACGACGAAGAAGTTGGACACAACCACAACCATCCAGATGTATGCCCAAGATGTGCAAGCGTTCTGGAAAAAATGTAA
- the lspA gene encoding signal peptidase II has translation MCVNKKCEEKRMPYIIIILVLAALDQITKQLMFNVSGGAQGFSIPIIDKFFHLTYVENHGGVFGLLQGKINLFTIASAVLIIYVIAVEYENFKNYSKWTKIGVAVIAAGATGNMIDRILRGYVIDMIDFRGIWAFVFNVADMYVHIGIYIIIIDYLVRKYFKK, from the coding sequence ATATGTGTTAATAAAAAATGTGAGGAGAAAAGAATGCCTTATATAATTATTATTTTGGTTTTAGCTGCATTAGATCAGATTACAAAGCAGCTGATGTTCAATGTATCAGGTGGAGCTCAAGGTTTTTCTATACCAATAATAGATAAATTCTTTCATTTGACTTATGTTGAAAATCACGGCGGAGTTTTCGGTCTATTGCAAGGAAAAATCAATTTATTTACAATAGCAAGTGCAGTTCTAATTATATATGTAATCGCTGTAGAGTACGAAAACTTTAAGAACTACAGCAAATGGACAAAAATAGGAGTAGCAGTAATTGCCGCTGGAGCCACAGGAAATATGATTGACAGAATTCTTCGTGGATACGTAATTGACATGATAGATTTTCGAGGAATCTGGGCTTTCGTATTCAATGTAGCAGATATGTATGTACATATTGGTATTTATATTATTATAATTGATTATTTAGTAAGAAAATATTTTAAAAAATAA
- the glyQ gene encoding glycine--tRNA ligase subunit alpha has protein sequence MTFQEIILTLQKFWGDKGCIISNPYDIETGAGTFNPDTFLMSLGPEPWNVAYVEPSRRPKDGRYGENPNRVYQHHQFQVIMKPSPENIQELYLESLVALGINPKEHDIRFVEDNWESPTLGAWGLGWEVWLDGMEITQFTYFQQVGGLEVDIVPSEITYGLERIALYLQNKDDVKDLEWTKGVKYGERRFQFEYELSKYSFEVADVPMHFQLFDMYEKEAQNCLNNDLVFPAYEYVLKCSHTFNNLDARGAISTTERMSYILRIRDLAKKCAEKFVEARERLGFPLLNKK, from the coding sequence ATGACTTTTCAGGAAATTATATTAACTCTTCAAAAGTTCTGGGGAGATAAAGGGTGTATAATATCAAATCCGTATGATATTGAAACAGGTGCGGGAACGTTTAATCCAGATACTTTTTTAATGTCGTTAGGTCCTGAGCCTTGGAATGTTGCCTATGTTGAGCCATCACGTCGTCCAAAAGATGGAAGATACGGTGAAAATCCCAACAGAGTGTACCAACATCATCAGTTTCAGGTAATTATGAAACCATCGCCAGAAAATATTCAGGAACTTTACTTAGAAAGTTTAGTGGCATTAGGAATTAATCCTAAGGAACACGACATAAGATTTGTGGAAGATAACTGGGAAAGTCCTACACTTGGAGCGTGGGGATTAGGATGGGAAGTTTGGCTGGATGGAATGGAAATTACACAGTTTACATATTTCCAGCAGGTTGGAGGACTGGAAGTTGACATAGTTCCATCAGAAATAACTTACGGACTTGAAAGAATAGCACTTTACTTGCAAAATAAGGACGATGTAAAAGATTTGGAATGGACAAAAGGCGTAAAATACGGAGAAAGAAGATTCCAGTTTGAATACGAATTATCAAAATACAGCTTTGAAGTGGCAGACGTTCCAATGCACTTTCAACTTTTTGATATGTACGAAAAAGAAGCTCAAAATTGCCTAAACAACGACTTAGTATTCCCAGCCTACGAATACGTTCTAAAATGCTCGCACACATTCAATAATCTTGACGCAAGAGGAGCAATCAGTACCACAGAAAGAATGTCCTATATTTTAAGAATCAGGGATTTGGCTAAGAAGTGTGCAGAGAAATTTGTGGAGGCAAGGGAGAGATTGGGATTCCCATTGTTGAATAAAAAATAA
- the glyS gene encoding glycine--tRNA ligase subunit beta — protein MNFLFEIGLEELPARYVDKAEKDLKKIIENELKAERIKFSEIESFSTPRRVTAIIKDLAEKQDDLDKKSVGPSVEIAYKDGQLTKAGEGFVKSQGATIDDIKIIENEKGKYISIEKFIAGKNTKEILPEILKNAIKKIEFEKSMKWADRTFRFVRPIKWFVTLFDNGEILPFEFEGLKGGNKTRGMRYFASQDIEINNPLDYEKILLENFVIVDGEKRREEILKSIKENGEKDGDTAIINKYLLDEVVNVVEYPYAIKGEFSKDYLQLPEDIITITLETHQRYFPVKDKDGKLSNKFIVIRNAPEYSETVKKGNEKVVEPRLADAKFFFDEDLKNKFADNIEKLKEVTFQKDMGTIFEKVKRSEKIAEYLISELNLTDKKENIIRTVDLAKADLVSNVIGEKEFTKLQGFMGSVYAEKQGEDKDVALGIFEHYLPRYQGDELPTTVEGAIAGIADKMDTIIGCFSVGLKPTSSKDPYALRRATQGIIQVILNSKLSFDYKKLIEKAYEIFSADKKVLEKDVVKNVTEFFKQRIINVLSEKYKKDLINYEINLESNVVELDKKLSELLKLSQTENFEILINLLKRVKNIVKDEKTENLSIDAALFESEEEKALYNFASQLESIENTDFSNYIGTLLNNAATINQFFDNVIINTDDEKLKNNRIALLKKLELSIDKMINI, from the coding sequence ATGAATTTTCTTTTTGAAATAGGATTGGAAGAATTGCCTGCACGATATGTGGATAAGGCGGAGAAAGATCTGAAAAAAATAATAGAAAATGAGTTAAAGGCTGAAAGAATCAAGTTTTCAGAAATTGAATCGTTTAGTACGCCTAGAAGGGTTACTGCGATTATAAAGGATTTAGCTGAAAAACAGGATGATTTGGATAAAAAAAGCGTAGGGCCTTCGGTTGAGATTGCTTATAAGGATGGGCAGCTTACGAAAGCTGGAGAAGGGTTTGTGAAGTCGCAAGGTGCTACGATTGATGACATAAAGATTATTGAAAATGAAAAAGGAAAATATATTTCGATTGAAAAATTTATTGCAGGAAAGAATACTAAGGAGATTTTGCCTGAAATATTGAAAAATGCGATAAAAAAAATAGAGTTTGAAAAATCAATGAAATGGGCGGATAGAACATTTAGATTTGTAAGACCGATTAAATGGTTTGTAACTTTGTTTGATAATGGTGAAATTTTGCCTTTTGAGTTTGAAGGGTTAAAAGGCGGGAATAAGACTCGTGGAATGAGATATTTTGCTTCTCAGGACATTGAGATTAATAATCCGCTTGACTATGAAAAAATATTGCTTGAAAATTTTGTTATCGTAGATGGTGAAAAAAGAAGAGAAGAAATTTTAAAAAGTATAAAGGAAAATGGTGAAAAAGATGGCGATACAGCGATAATCAATAAATATTTATTGGATGAAGTGGTTAATGTGGTAGAGTATCCTTATGCAATAAAAGGTGAATTTAGCAAGGATTATTTGCAGCTTCCTGAAGATATTATTACGATTACACTGGAAACTCACCAAAGATATTTTCCAGTAAAAGATAAAGACGGTAAATTATCTAATAAATTTATTGTTATAAGAAATGCACCTGAATATTCGGAAACTGTAAAAAAAGGGAATGAAAAGGTTGTAGAGCCGAGGCTTGCTGACGCAAAATTCTTCTTTGATGAAGATTTGAAAAATAAATTTGCAGACAATATCGAAAAATTAAAAGAAGTTACTTTCCAAAAGGATATGGGAACAATTTTTGAAAAAGTTAAAAGAAGTGAGAAAATTGCTGAATATCTGATTTCAGAGTTAAATTTGACTGATAAGAAAGAAAATATTATAAGAACAGTAGATTTGGCAAAAGCGGATCTTGTTTCAAATGTAATTGGAGAAAAGGAATTTACAAAATTGCAAGGATTTATGGGTTCGGTTTACGCTGAAAAGCAGGGAGAAGATAAGGATGTAGCACTTGGGATTTTTGAGCATTACTTGCCACGTTATCAGGGAGATGAACTGCCAACAACTGTGGAAGGTGCCATTGCTGGAATTGCTGATAAGATGGATACAATAATTGGATGTTTTTCAGTTGGATTAAAACCAACAAGTTCTAAAGATCCTTACGCATTAAGACGTGCGACACAAGGAATTATCCAAGTTATATTAAATTCAAAATTATCCTTTGACTACAAAAAATTAATTGAAAAGGCTTATGAAATTTTTTCGGCTGATAAAAAAGTGCTGGAAAAAGACGTTGTGAAGAATGTGACAGAATTCTTTAAGCAAAGAATAATTAACGTACTTTCTGAAAAATATAAAAAAGATCTTATAAACTATGAGATAAATCTTGAAAGCAATGTTGTGGAACTTGATAAAAAATTATCTGAGTTGCTGAAATTATCACAAACTGAAAACTTTGAAATTTTGATAAATCTTTTAAAACGTGTAAAAAATATTGTGAAAGATGAAAAAACTGAAAATTTAAGTATTGACGCTGCATTGTTTGAATCAGAAGAAGAAAAGGCATTGTATAATTTTGCTAGTCAATTGGAAAGCATTGAAAATACAGATTTTTCCAATTATATTGGAACATTGCTGAATAATGCAGCTACAATTAATCAGTTTTTTGATAATGTAATTATTAATACAGATGATGAAAAATTAAAAAATAATAGAATTGCATTGTTGAAAAAATTGGAACTTTCGATTGATAAAATGATAAATATATAA